The sequence CATGCAGTATGCGACCGGCGCGAACGCGCCGCCCGCATCCTCGTTTCACGAGTTCTGTCCCGCCTGGAACTAGCACTACACGGAGACCCGAACATGAAGGCTCAATGGGCCTGGTTGCTTGCCCCGCTCTTGATTGCAGGAGGCTTTGCCGTGGCTGCCGATACCGATGTCGCACCGGTGTTTCGATACAAGATGAAAAGCCTGACGGGCAAAGAAGTCGACCTGGCGAAATACCAGGGCAAGGTCGTGTTGATCGTCAATGTCGCCAGCAAGTGCGGGCTCACCCCGCAGTACGAGCAGCTCGAGGCCCTGCACGAGAAGTATGCCGACAAGGGCCTGGTGATCCTCGGCTTTCCGGCCAATGAGTTTGGCAAGCAGGAGCCGGGCAGCGACGACGAAATCGCCGAATTCTGCGAGCAGAACTACGGCGTAAAGTTCGACATGTTCTCCAAGGTCGTGGTCAAGGGCGACGGCATCTGCCCACTCTACCAGTTCCTCACGTCGCCCGAGACGGACCCCAAGTTCGCCGGCCCGATCACTTGGAACTTCGAAAAATTCCTCGTCGACCGCCAGGGCAACGTCATCCAGCGGTTCTCGCCGAAGGTGAAGCCGGACGCGGCCGAGGTGATCAAGGCCATCGAAGCTGAGCTGGCGAAGAACTAGCGCGGCGATTCGAGTCGGCGCGCCGATTCGAGTCAGCGCGTCGATCACCATCGCCCCGTGGCAGACCCATCGTCCGCCGCGGGGCGATGTCGTTTTCCACCTAGCGCTGGGCGCCGCGCGGGTTGGCGATGTGCGCGATTTCGCTGGTTGTCAGGGCGCGGCGATAGAGACGGACGTCAGTCACTGAGCCCTGGAAGTAGTCGAACTGGCCGCGCCCGATCAGCAGCGGCGCATCGTTCGACACGTCAAGCGCCGCCGAATCGAACGGCTCGGACGTAGCGACGTGCCTGCCATCGACATAGAGCAGCAAGCGATCGGCCGCGCGAACCCCGGCCAGGTGATGCCAGCCCGGCGCGAGAGCATGATCGTGCGAGGCGCACGCGCCGCTGGCCATGCTTAGTATGCGGCCCGACGGGAGCGTTCCGGCGAACAGACGCCCCCGATAGACAGCCATCGACCAGACGCGGCGATAGGTGACGTCAGGCGTCAAATCGATCCTTCCCGTGTCGGTCCACTTGTCGGGAGCGTCGTAACGGTACACCGCTGCCAACGGCAGGGTGCCGGCATAGAGCTGCCCGTTGTAGTGGGCCGTGGCCATGACCTCTTTTTCGTCGCCCAGCCGCCCGCAGTTTGTCCAGCGATCGTCGCCGTCGTAGCGCCACACGCTGCCGCTCGGCCAGGAGCCGACAAAGAGCTGGCCTTGAAAGATGGTGAAACCATAGGTCTGAGTCTCGCCGGGCAATTGCCCGACTACGCGCCAGCCTGTTTCGGGCGTGTAGCGATGGATCTCGGCGCCGTCGTAGCTCGTGGCAAAGATCGCGCCGTTGAACACGGTCAATGCTTCGCAGCGATGACCTTCGGCCGTTCCCAGCGACGTCCAGTTCGTGCCGCCCTCGTAGCGAAAGCAGCCTGCGGGCGCGTATGTCGAGCTGGCATAGAGCTGGCCGCGATACACAACCAGCCCGTTGAGGGCCTCCGATTCGCCCAAACGACCGCAGTCCTCCCACCGGCCTGGTTCGATCAGCCGGAACACGCGTCCGCCTGGCGATTGGTTTACAGCATCGTCCAGCGCCGAGCCGCGCAGCCGATAGCACGCTGTCGCGGCGTAGAGCTGTCCATCGAATTCAGCCAAGGCCGAGACGCTGTTGGCACCGTCCAGTCGGCCGCAGTCGATCCACTGCTCGCCTTCGAGGCGATAGACGTGCCCACATTGTTCGGCGCCTGGTTCGCACGTCCCCGCGTAGAGCTGGCCTCGATAAGTGGCCAGGGCAAAGATCAGCACAGCATTGCCGGGTCGCCCATGATCTTGCCACGTCGTTTCGGGCGACGCGGTTTGCAGGCCGAACTGCACTTGCCGGAGGTTGGCCAAGGCGCTGGTTGACGCCGCATTGGTGACAATGCTCAGTTGAAAACCCCGCCGCGCAGCCGCGTCGAACCGCTCGACGACGGTGCCGACGACGTCATCGTCTTCCTCGGGGACGCGGACCCAAGCGGCGACCGAAAAATCGCCGCGTCCCGGAATGTCACGCGGCAAGCCAGGGACCTCGATGACCGAGCTTCGGCCATCGAATGCGGCTGCGCGTCGCGCGGAGGTGGGGCCCGACGTGTCGAAAGTGACGCCAGTAGCCGTGCCATGTGGACCGCTTTCATCTGCCCCTCGTGCATCGCGCTCCAAGGGCCAGGCAAGAAAGTCCGCTGGCCCCTCAGCCAGGCACGATTGCGATGGCCACACCTCGGCCAGCATGAGCCATGCGCCGGCCCATAGAATCAAGCGACACGCAAGGGGGGTAGCTTGCACGAGATGGT is a genomic window of Pirellulales bacterium containing:
- a CDS encoding glutathione peroxidase; translated protein: MKAQWAWLLAPLLIAGGFAVAADTDVAPVFRYKMKSLTGKEVDLAKYQGKVVLIVNVASKCGLTPQYEQLEALHEKYADKGLVILGFPANEFGKQEPGSDDEIAEFCEQNYGVKFDMFSKVVVKGDGICPLYQFLTSPETDPKFAGPITWNFEKFLVDRQGNVIQRFSPKVKPDAAEVIKAIEAELAKN
- a CDS encoding LamG domain-containing protein, whose product is MPRDIPGRGDFSVAAWVRVPEEDDDVVGTVVERFDAAARRGFQLSIVTNAASTSALANLRQVQFGLQTASPETTWQDHGRPGNAVLIFALATYRGQLYAGTCEPGAEQCGHVYRLEGEQWIDCGRLDGANSVSALAEFDGQLYAATACYRLRGSALDDAVNQSPGGRVFRLIEPGRWEDCGRLGESEALNGLVVYRGQLYASSTYAPAGCFRYEGGTNWTSLGTAEGHRCEALTVFNGAIFATSYDGAEIHRYTPETGWRVVGQLPGETQTYGFTIFQGQLFVGSWPSGSVWRYDGDDRWTNCGRLGDEKEVMATAHYNGQLYAGTLPLAAVYRYDAPDKWTDTGRIDLTPDVTYRRVWSMAVYRGRLFAGTLPSGRILSMASGACASHDHALAPGWHHLAGVRAADRLLLYVDGRHVATSEPFDSAALDVSNDAPLLIGRGQFDYFQGSVTDVRLYRRALTTSEIAHIANPRGAQR